One window of the Myxococcota bacterium genome contains the following:
- the dnaG gene encoding DNA primase has translation MGRIPEQVVAEIRERADIAQVVGRHVTLKKSGSRLWGLCPFHDEKTPSFQVHEDKQIFYCFGCGAGGDVFAFRMKHEGLDFPDAVRALGRELGIAIPEERGEEGKASAIYRANEAACAYFRAELRGPHGATGRQYLAERGVGEDLIDRFRVGFAPPGWDGLVTHLRRAGIAPADAELAGLIARRQNSEGHYDRFRNRVVFPITDPSGQIAGFGGRAQGDDTPKYLNSPESPVYKKSRVLFGLAQALDAIREHGRVIVVEGYFDLLALHRAGLHEGVAPCGTALTQSHAHRIRRYAEEVVLLFDGDTAGQAAAERALPVLFAEELRVRAAFLPLGEDPDTLLAKSGVAALRAVVDSAVPLLEHLIDRVLKDEVGEKVEHARTLAPFLLAVKNPIERAGYIRTLASKLELSPVAVQDALARHAGPSTATSPARAGATARPAAREIEPAVRGLVAALAAHPDLVPLFDELDLEWLAPGPGRELLARLLPASAELGRSAVASLLAADGEPLPEAERALLLELAAEAGWDDPGIARKSVSDRIATLEIGVQKRALTELTKRSGSCTDRAQLDEEELRLRSRIHDLEKRRRHL, from the coding sequence GTGGGTCGAATCCCCGAACAGGTCGTGGCCGAGATACGCGAGCGCGCGGACATCGCGCAGGTCGTCGGTCGCCACGTCACCCTGAAGAAGTCGGGGAGCCGCCTGTGGGGGCTGTGCCCGTTCCACGACGAGAAGACCCCCTCGTTCCAGGTGCACGAGGACAAGCAGATCTTCTACTGCTTCGGCTGCGGCGCGGGCGGCGACGTGTTCGCGTTCCGCATGAAGCACGAGGGGCTCGACTTCCCGGACGCGGTGCGCGCGCTGGGCCGCGAGCTGGGCATCGCCATCCCCGAAGAGCGCGGCGAGGAGGGCAAGGCCTCCGCGATCTACCGCGCGAACGAGGCCGCCTGCGCCTACTTCCGGGCCGAGCTGCGCGGGCCGCACGGGGCGACCGGCCGCCAGTATCTCGCGGAGCGCGGGGTCGGCGAGGACCTGATCGACCGCTTCCGGGTCGGGTTCGCGCCCCCCGGCTGGGACGGCCTGGTGACTCACCTGCGGCGCGCGGGCATCGCGCCCGCCGATGCCGAGCTCGCGGGGCTGATCGCGCGCCGGCAGAACAGCGAAGGCCACTACGACCGCTTCCGCAACCGCGTGGTCTTTCCGATCACCGACCCGAGCGGCCAGATCGCGGGCTTCGGCGGCCGGGCCCAGGGCGACGACACGCCCAAGTATCTCAACTCGCCCGAGTCACCGGTGTACAAGAAGAGCCGCGTGCTCTTCGGGCTCGCGCAGGCGTTGGACGCCATCCGCGAGCACGGCCGGGTGATCGTGGTCGAGGGCTATTTCGACCTGCTGGCGCTGCACCGCGCGGGCCTGCACGAGGGCGTTGCGCCCTGTGGCACGGCACTCACCCAGTCACACGCGCACCGCATCCGCCGCTACGCCGAGGAGGTCGTGCTGCTGTTCGACGGCGACACGGCCGGCCAGGCCGCCGCGGAGCGCGCGCTCCCCGTTCTGTTTGCCGAGGAGCTGCGGGTGCGCGCGGCCTTCCTGCCGCTCGGTGAGGACCCCGACACGCTGCTCGCGAAGTCCGGCGTCGCGGCGCTGCGCGCGGTCGTCGACAGCGCGGTGCCGCTGCTCGAGCACCTGATCGACCGCGTGCTGAAGGACGAGGTCGGCGAGAAGGTCGAGCACGCGCGCACGCTGGCGCCCTTTCTTCTGGCCGTGAAGAACCCGATCGAGCGCGCGGGCTACATCCGCACGCTCGCCAGCAAGCTCGAGCTCTCGCCCGTCGCGGTCCAGGACGCCCTCGCTCGCCATGCCGGCCCGTCGACCGCCACGAGCCCCGCGCGCGCCGGCGCAACCGCCCGACCGGCAGCGCGCGAGATCGAGCCGGCGGTTCGCGGACTCGTCGCCGCGCTGGCTGCGCACCCCGACCTGGTGCCCCTGTTCGACGAGCTCGACCTCGAGTGGCTCGCGCCGGGTCCCGGCCGCGAGCTGCTCGCCCGACTCCTCCCCGCCTCGGCCGAGCTGGGCCGGAGCGCGGTCGCAAGCCTCCTGGCCGCCGATGGCGAGCCCCTGCCCGAAGCCGAGCGCGCGCTGCTCCTGGAGCTCGCCGCCGAGGCCGGCTGGGACGATCCCGGCATCGCCCGCAAGAGTGTTTCGGACCGCATCGCGACGCTCGAGATCGGCGTGCAGAAGCGCGCCCTGACCGAGCTCACGAAGCGGTCCGGATCCTGCACAGACCGCGCGCAACTCGACGAAGAAGAGCTGCGGCTGCGGTCTCGCATTCACGATCTCGAGAAGCGCAGAAGGCACCTCTAA
- the hisH gene encoding imidazole glycerol phosphate synthase subunit HisH — protein MTSRAQKIALVDYGMGNLRSVERAFARIGREVCVTDSPAELRAADRVVLPGVGSARDCMTALRSHGLDDAIRAHIAAGRPYLGICLGLQVLLGEADEGGVGPCLGVIPGRVQRFPDSLGLAVPHMGWNLVKLEQPHPVLSDDYFYFVHSYRATRVPERNVLARTDYGESFAAAIGHGSCVAVQYHPEKSQRAGVELLERFCAWQP, from the coding sequence GTGACTTCGCGCGCGCAGAAGATCGCGCTGGTCGACTACGGCATGGGCAACCTGCGCAGCGTCGAGCGCGCGTTCGCGCGCATCGGGCGCGAGGTGTGCGTCACCGACTCGCCGGCGGAGCTGCGCGCGGCGGATCGGGTCGTGCTGCCGGGCGTCGGCTCGGCGCGCGACTGCATGACGGCGCTCCGGAGTCATGGCCTCGATGACGCGATCCGCGCCCACATTGCCGCGGGCCGGCCGTACCTGGGCATCTGCCTCGGCTTGCAGGTGTTGCTCGGCGAGGCCGACGAGGGCGGCGTCGGTCCGTGCCTCGGCGTCATTCCGGGCCGCGTCCAACGCTTTCCCGACTCGCTCGGGCTCGCGGTGCCGCACATGGGCTGGAACCTGGTGAAGCTCGAGCAGCCGCACCCGGTGCTGTCCGACGACTACTTCTACTTCGTGCACAGCTACCGCGCCACGCGCGTGCCCGAGCGCAACGTGCTGGCCCGCACGGACTACGGGGAGTCGTTCGCCGCGGCCATCGGCCATGGCTCGTGCGTCGCCGTGCAGTACCACCCGGAGAAGAGCCAGCGGGCGGGCGTGGAGCTGCTCGAGCGCTTCTGCGCCTGGCAGCCGTGA
- the rpsU gene encoding 30S ribosomal protein S21 — MPGVKLKENESFESALKRFKKQCEKAGLMYELRKREHYEKPSVRRKKKAMAARKRALKKLKAAY; from the coding sequence TTGCCCGGTGTGAAGCTGAAGGAGAACGAATCCTTCGAAAGCGCGCTCAAGCGCTTCAAGAAGCAGTGTGAGAAGGCCGGCCTCATGTACGAGCTCCGCAAGCGCGAGCACTACGAGAAGCCGAGCGTCCGGCGCAAGAAGAAGGCCATGGCCGCGCGCAAGCGGGCGCTCAAGAAGCTGAAGGCCGCTTACTAG
- the hisF gene encoding imidazole glycerol phosphate synthase subunit HisF: MLTKRIIPCLDIKDGRVVKGVQFVDLVDAGDPVEVAAAYDAQGADEVCFLDINASHESRGTLVELVARTADRLTVPFSVGGGVRSLEDVRTLLRAGADKVSVNSAAIARPELVSETADRLGSANLIVAIDARRRDASDPARGWEVFSHGGRRATGLDAVEWAARAESLGAGEILLTSMDRDGTRDGYDLPLTRAVTRAVRIPVIASGGAGTLEHLREGLSDSPGCGGAAAVLAASIFHFGLFRVPEAKEYLAARGVLVRPFHT; the protein is encoded by the coding sequence ATGCTGACCAAGCGCATCATCCCTTGCCTCGACATCAAGGACGGGCGGGTCGTGAAGGGCGTGCAGTTCGTCGACCTGGTCGACGCGGGCGACCCCGTCGAGGTGGCGGCTGCCTATGACGCGCAGGGCGCGGACGAGGTCTGCTTCCTCGACATCAATGCCTCGCACGAGAGCCGCGGCACCCTGGTCGAGCTGGTCGCGCGCACGGCGGATCGGCTCACGGTGCCCTTCTCGGTGGGCGGCGGGGTGCGGTCGCTCGAAGACGTGCGCACGCTCCTGCGCGCGGGCGCGGACAAGGTCTCGGTGAACTCGGCGGCGATCGCGCGGCCCGAGCTGGTGTCGGAGACCGCCGACCGGCTGGGCTCGGCCAACCTGATCGTGGCGATCGATGCCCGCCGCCGTGACGCGTCCGACCCCGCCCGCGGCTGGGAGGTGTTCAGTCACGGCGGGCGGCGCGCCACCGGTCTCGATGCGGTCGAGTGGGCGGCGCGCGCGGAGTCTCTCGGCGCCGGCGAGATCCTGCTCACCAGCATGGACCGCGACGGCACGCGCGACGGCTACGACCTGCCGCTGACGCGCGCCGTGACTCGCGCGGTGCGCATCCCCGTGATCGCGTCGGGCGGCGCGGGCACGCTCGAGCATCTGCGCGAGGGCCTGAGTGACTCGCCGGGCTGCGGCGGCGCCGCGGCCGTGCTGGCTGCGAGCATCTTCCATTTCGGCCTGTTCCGGGTGCCCGAAGCCAAGGAGTATCTCGCCGCGCGAGGCGTTCTGGTCCGGCCTTTCCACACCTGA
- a CDS encoding 1-(5-phosphoribosyl)-5-[(5-phosphoribosylamino)methylideneamino] imidazole-4-carboxamide isomerase — protein sequence MELIPSIDLRGGRVVRLEQGDYARETVFDTDPVAQARRFAAAGVTRIHVVDLDGARDGVGGNDAVVEAILAGCPGTRVQVAGGVRSMARVEGAFARGADRVVIGTAALEQPDFVRAAASKHPGRVVLGLDTRGGRVATRGWRELSERSQDDVLAEFEGVPFAAVLYTEISRDGLLAGPDVEGTAALARRTKLPVIASGGVGRLEDLERLARTRVIAGAIVGRALYSGAIDLDEALARLALC from the coding sequence GTGGAGCTGATCCCGTCGATCGACCTGCGCGGCGGGCGCGTGGTGCGCCTCGAGCAGGGCGACTACGCGCGCGAGACCGTGTTCGACACCGACCCCGTGGCGCAGGCCCGGCGCTTCGCCGCCGCGGGTGTGACGCGCATCCACGTGGTCGACCTGGACGGCGCGCGCGACGGCGTCGGAGGCAATGACGCGGTGGTGGAGGCGATCCTGGCCGGGTGCCCGGGCACGCGGGTGCAGGTGGCCGGCGGGGTGCGCTCGATGGCGCGCGTCGAAGGCGCCTTCGCCCGCGGCGCGGACCGCGTCGTGATCGGCACCGCGGCGCTCGAGCAGCCGGACTTCGTGCGCGCCGCGGCGTCGAAGCATCCCGGCCGCGTCGTGCTGGGCCTCGACACGCGCGGCGGGCGCGTCGCGACGCGCGGCTGGCGCGAGCTCTCGGAGCGCAGCCAGGACGACGTGCTCGCCGAGTTCGAAGGCGTTCCGTTTGCCGCGGTGCTTTACACGGAGATCTCGCGCGATGGCCTGCTGGCCGGGCCCGACGTGGAAGGCACCGCCGCGTTGGCGCGGCGCACCAAGCTGCCGGTGATCGCGTCGGGTGGCGTCGGGCGGCTCGAAGATTTGGAGCGGCTCGCGCGCACGCGCGTCATCGCCGGGGCCATCGTGGGTCGTGCGCTCTACTCGGGAGCCATCGATCTGGACGAGGCGCTCGCGAGGCTCGCGCTATGCTGA
- the hisB gene encoding imidazoleglycerol-phosphate dehydratase HisB, translating to MDRAATVQRRTRETEIEVELRLDGAGEAHVETGIPFFDHLLDSFARHGLFDLRVRAKGDLQVDQHHTVEDVGIVLGQAVRKAVGDGAGLRRFGSGRIPMADARILVDLDLSNRPYLVYRVELPREWVGNFDAALVEDFLYAFCIHGGVDLHVEKSYGHNVHHIVEGVFKGLGRALDEATTRDPRIKGALSTKGSL from the coding sequence ATGGACCGCGCCGCAACCGTACAGCGCCGCACCCGCGAGACCGAGATCGAGGTGGAGCTCCGGCTCGACGGGGCCGGCGAGGCGCACGTCGAGACGGGCATCCCCTTCTTCGACCACCTGCTCGACTCGTTCGCGCGCCACGGCCTGTTCGACCTGCGCGTGCGCGCCAAGGGCGACCTGCAGGTCGACCAGCACCACACGGTCGAAGACGTCGGCATCGTGCTGGGCCAGGCCGTGCGCAAGGCGGTGGGCGACGGCGCGGGGCTGCGCCGGTTCGGCTCCGGGCGCATTCCCATGGCCGACGCGCGCATCCTCGTCGACCTCGACCTGTCGAACCGCCCGTACCTGGTGTACCGGGTCGAGCTGCCGCGCGAGTGGGTCGGGAACTTCGACGCGGCCCTGGTCGAGGACTTCCTGTACGCCTTCTGCATCCACGGTGGTGTCGACCTGCACGTCGAGAAGTCGTACGGGCACAACGTGCACCACATCGTCGAGGGCGTGTTCAAGGGTCTGGGCCGCGCGCTCGACGAGGCTACGACGCGCGACCCGCGCATCAAGGGCGCGCTCTCGACCAAGGGCTCGTTGTGA